Part of the Spirochaetota bacterium genome, TTACTGTCGTTAAATACAGCAGACGGTACTGTTGCTATATATTCATCAAACTTCCTGAATTCATTTTTCTGTAATGAATGCATTATCAGGGTTTCATCAGTAATCTGCGCACATTTAAGAATTATATCTGATGTGATGTCCTTAAACTTAAATGAGTGATGAAACTTGTTATACAACTGCAAATAGTGCAGGGCATCCGTATACTTTTTCTGCTCATAGTATAGAAGTATAATTGCAGTTAATGCAACTTTATTTGAAGGATTCTTCTTTATGACTTCTTGGAAGCACACAAGCGCTGCTTTATAATTATTTAATTTGCTTAATGCTATCCCTTTTACCAGTAGCGCAATAAAAAAATCAGGATTATATTTGTTACACTTGTTAAGAATAATGATTGCTTTTTTATAGTGCCCCATTCTGAAATAAAGGCTACCAATATTAAATAATACAATGTAATCTT contains:
- a CDS encoding tetratricopeptide repeat protein, whose translation is MTLEEQFKEALQLEEQGNYTEALQRYTHILQIDNSYRAALINLGSLYYRMAKFDNALDCFLQALQLKEDYIVLFNIGSLYFRMGHYKKAIIILNKCNKYNPDFFIALLVKGIALSKLNNYKAALVCFQEVIKKNPSNKVALTAIILLYYEQKKYTDALHYLQLYNKFHHSFKFKDITSDIILKCAQITDETLIMHSLQKNEFRKFDEYIATVPSAVFNDSKGTITNKIMQLEQEIKKNPTPQGLISLSLCYLFTGNTSTAVKYLARAASKECN